A DNA window from Gigantopelta aegis isolate Gae_Host chromosome 4, Gae_host_genome, whole genome shotgun sequence contains the following coding sequences:
- the LOC121370233 gene encoding uncharacterized protein LOC121370233 translates to MLKKKGLPPVSGEVVILTLCLVLVLITLSQILVVHHKFNGRYTKVVRPRGPRARQELRQLERSLASLMRQHVPSMQQHSEQLRTEVFANRISQIIQQSALESGVNVNATRPVLHRTDYSDRLNKPIFPSSMHTEHGVHNAVCAVVPSSLTGPVHVNVSHSHDDISLSSVIRDNKQIEYGGRWQPSVCRARYRVAIVVPYRDRLQHLATLLSHLFPVLRRQQLNFRVFVVEQGICDQIAKLTLTTSEIYKRTEKLQIIETKIGTIENTLHELSTSVKSAHDRISKVEDSCQFISNTFDAINTERNEIKHSIDDLQKNMKIAQEDICYLSKNIYDLQDENDRLHDEVLYLQTRSMRFNPLFYGIPDKGQGEDTEQVLTSFLAKEIDIVNAPIQVSHRLGPYREFQRKPKTIVGHFEKIRDKEITKRAAKKLAGKPYGIGDQFPQEIAERKK, encoded by the exons ATGCTTAAGAAGAAGGGCCTCCCCCCAGTTTCCGGCGAGGTGGTTATTCTGACTCTGTGTTTGGTTCTCGTTCTCATCACGCTCTCACAGATTCTTGTCGTGCACCACAAGTTTAACGGGAGgtacaccaaggtggttcgacccCGGGGACCTCGGGCACGGCAGGAGTTGCGGCAACTCGAGCGCAGTTTAGCGAGTCTGATGCGCCAGCATGTGCCCAGCATGCAGCAGCACTCGGAACAACTCCGGACCGAAGTGTTTGCGAACCGAATCTCTCAGATAATCCAGCAGTCGGCCCTGGAGTCCGGAGTGAACGTGAACGCTACGCGACCTGTTTTACACAGAACTGACTACTCCGACAGACTAAACAAACCAATATTCCCGTCTTCCATGCACACAGAGCACGGTGTCCACAACGCCGTCTGTGCCGTCGTGCCCAGTTCGCTGA CGGGCCCCGTCCACGTGAACGTGTCTCACTCGCACGACGACATCAGCCTGAGTTCTGTGATCCGCGACAACAAGCAGATCGAGTACGGCGGCAGGTGGCAGCCGTCAGTGTGCCGCGCGCGGTACCGTGTGGCGATCGTCGTGCCGTACCGAGACCGACTGCAGCACCTCGCTACCCTCCTGTCGCACCTCTTCCCCGTCCTCAGGCGCCAACAGCTCAACTTCCGCGTCTTCGTCGTCGAGCAG GGTATATGcgaccaaattgctaaactaaCTCTGACGACTAGTGAAATATACAAGCGTACTGAAAAATTACAGATCATTGAAACTAAAATCGGCACCATCGAAAACACATTACATGAACTTAGTACAAGTGTCAAGTCTGCTCATGATCGCATAAGTAAAGTGGAAGACAGCTGCCAGTTTATCAGTAACACATTCGATGCAATCAATACTGAAAGAAACGAGATCAAACATTCCATAGATGATCTtcaaaaaaatatgaaaatagccCAGGAAGATATTTGTTACCTTTCTAAAAACATATACGACTTGCAGGATGAAAATGACCGACTTCACGACGAAGTGCTGTATCTTCAAACACGGTCTATGAGATTCAACCCTTTGTTTTATGGCATACCAGACAAGGGCCAAGGTGAGGACACAGAACAAGTTTTAACATCATTTTTGGCGaaagaaattgatattgtcaATGCTCCCATCCAAGTCTCACACAGATTAGGTCCATACCGCGAATTTCAAAGAAAACCGAAGACAATTGTGGGACATTTTGAAAAGATAAGGGACAAGGAGATAACAAAACGGGCTGCAAAGAAATTAGCAGGCAAGCCATATGGTATTGGTGACCAGTTCCCCCAAGAAATTGCTGAGAGGAAAAAATAA